One window from the genome of Candidatus Chlorohelix allophototropha encodes:
- a CDS encoding tagatose 1,6-diphosphate aldolase, which translates to MSISATYIGKIRGMQQMSNEKGIITVTAIDHRGSLKKSLQAAMPNIKVGYNEVVTEKLRMTRVFAPHSSAILVDPVYGASQIVASGALPGNIGLLVSLEESGYEGTDEARITPITEGWSIPKIKSMGAAAVKLLLYYHPNSSVAAQQEELVVRVAEECRQHDIALLLEPMSYPIIKGQKKESAEFAADKPQVVLESARRLSGLGIDLLKAEFPSDPHFEKDESKMRAYCRELTAISPVPWVILSAAENFDTFQRLVEIACEEGASGFLVGRAIWQEGMTLETAEERQNFLETTAISRLGILNAIANYRATPWNERYTNLPITEGWHKTYKTEAVAV; encoded by the coding sequence ATGAGTATCAGTGCAACATACATTGGGAAAATTCGCGGAATGCAGCAGATGTCTAACGAAAAAGGCATCATTACCGTAACCGCAATTGATCATCGTGGCTCGTTGAAAAAATCCCTTCAAGCTGCCATGCCGAATATCAAAGTTGGTTACAATGAAGTGGTGACCGAAAAGCTTCGAATGACCCGTGTTTTTGCCCCTCATTCCAGCGCCATTCTCGTTGACCCTGTGTATGGAGCTAGCCAGATAGTTGCTTCCGGTGCGCTTCCTGGTAACATCGGGTTGCTTGTCTCATTGGAAGAATCGGGCTATGAAGGCACGGATGAAGCCCGTATTACCCCGATTACCGAAGGCTGGAGCATACCAAAAATCAAGAGTATGGGAGCAGCCGCAGTAAAGTTGTTGCTTTATTATCACCCGAATTCGTCAGTAGCCGCTCAACAAGAAGAATTAGTGGTTAGAGTAGCCGAAGAATGCCGCCAGCACGACATCGCTCTCTTACTTGAGCCGATGTCTTATCCAATAATTAAAGGACAGAAAAAGGAATCGGCTGAATTTGCCGCTGACAAGCCGCAAGTTGTGCTCGAATCAGCCCGCCGCTTGTCTGGCTTAGGTATCGATTTATTGAAAGCTGAGTTTCCTTCTGACCCACATTTTGAAAAAGATGAGAGCAAGATGCGGGCTTATTGCCGCGAGTTGACTGCAATTTCTCCGGTTCCTTGGGTAATTCTCAGCGCAGCCGAAAACTTCGATACCTTCCAGCGCTTAGTCGAGATTGCCTGTGAAGAGGGCGCAAGTGGGTTTTTGGTAGGTCGCGCCATTTGGCAAGAAGGTATGACTCTAGAAACTGCTGAGGAACGGCAGAACTTCCTAGAAACTACCGCTATAAGCCGTTTGGGAATTTTGAACGCTATAGCCAATTATCGGGCGACACCTTGGAATGAACGTTACACCAACCTGCCTATTACAGAAGGTTGGCATAAAACATATAAAACAGAGGCAGTTGCAGTATGA
- the tkt gene encoding transketolase: MSVSEQVSQVTKNSAFEDLCVNTIRALAIDGVQKANSGHPGAPLGMAPMAYVLWTKHMRYNPADPQWPNRDRFVLSAGHASMLLYSLLYLNGFDLPLEQLKAFRQWGSLTPGHPEYGLTAGVETTTGPLGQGLATAVGMAMAERWKAARFNREGNTLVDHYTYVICSDGDLMEGISHEAGSLAGHLKLGKLICLWDDNHITIEGDIEVSSSEDVLARFESYGWHVGRVSDGNDLEAIDRAVIEAQSVEDRPTLIAVRTEIGYGSPNKHGSHESHGAPLGEEEVKLTKQALGYPSTEPFFVPDEALAFFRQAVGKGAQLQAEWLAKLTTYSQEYPDLSAEWNALLSGALPDGWDENLPEFAVGTEVATRVASGKALNALAPKLPALLGGSADLAPSNNTELKGFGDYSSSDYSGRNLHFGIREFGMGAALNGMSLYGGLRPYGATFLIFSDYVRPAIRLSALMHQPVIYIFTHDSIGLGEDGPTHQPIEQIAALRAIPNLVVLRPADANETIEAWRIALKRKNGPSTIILSRQNLPVAAKATGPGTAEQGAYVVADANNGNPELILLGSGSEVSLCLEARLLLEAQGISTRVVSMLSMELFLAQTKEYREAILPSAIRSRLAVETAIAQGWERFVGIDGEVISLEHFGASAPYKVLLREFGFTPDNVVAKALELVKK, encoded by the coding sequence ATGAGCGTATCCGAACAGGTAAGCCAAGTAACGAAAAACAGCGCTTTTGAGGATTTGTGTGTAAACACAATCAGAGCGTTGGCTATCGATGGGGTGCAAAAGGCAAATTCCGGGCACCCCGGCGCCCCTTTAGGTATGGCTCCCATGGCATACGTGCTTTGGACCAAACATATGCGCTATAATCCTGCTGACCCGCAGTGGCCTAATCGGGATAGGTTTGTACTATCTGCCGGACACGCATCTATGTTATTATATAGCCTGTTGTACCTGAATGGTTTCGATTTACCACTCGAACAGCTAAAAGCCTTCAGGCAATGGGGAAGTCTTACTCCCGGTCACCCGGAGTATGGGCTTACCGCCGGAGTTGAAACCACAACCGGTCCACTTGGGCAGGGTCTGGCAACAGCAGTCGGTATGGCAATGGCGGAGCGTTGGAAAGCTGCGCGTTTCAACCGAGAAGGAAACACTCTGGTAGATCACTATACCTATGTGATTTGCTCTGATGGTGACCTGATGGAAGGCATCTCGCACGAAGCCGGTTCGCTTGCAGGGCATCTGAAGTTGGGCAAGTTGATCTGTCTTTGGGATGATAACCATATTACCATCGAGGGTGACATAGAAGTTTCCAGCAGTGAGGATGTGCTGGCACGCTTCGAGAGCTACGGTTGGCATGTGGGACGTGTTTCAGATGGTAACGACCTTGAAGCAATTGATCGTGCTGTTATTGAAGCACAATCAGTCGAAGATCGCCCTACGCTAATTGCAGTACGCACTGAAATTGGATATGGTAGCCCGAATAAACATGGTAGCCATGAATCTCATGGCGCACCTTTGGGCGAGGAAGAAGTTAAACTAACCAAACAAGCGTTAGGCTACCCTTCAACTGAGCCATTCTTTGTACCTGATGAAGCTCTGGCATTTTTCAGGCAGGCAGTCGGGAAAGGCGCACAATTGCAGGCTGAGTGGCTGGCAAAGCTAACTACATATTCGCAAGAATATCCTGATCTTAGCGCCGAATGGAACGCGCTGTTATCAGGCGCTCTACCGGATGGTTGGGATGAGAATTTGCCTGAGTTTGCTGTCGGAACCGAGGTTGCTACCCGCGTAGCATCCGGCAAAGCTTTGAACGCCTTAGCGCCGAAACTGCCCGCTTTGCTGGGTGGCTCAGCCGACCTTGCTCCTTCCAATAACACGGAATTAAAAGGTTTTGGTGATTATAGCTCTAGCGATTACAGCGGGCGAAATTTACACTTTGGTATACGTGAATTTGGGATGGGCGCGGCATTAAATGGAATGTCTTTATATGGAGGTTTACGTCCTTATGGCGCAACCTTCTTGATATTCTCAGACTATGTTCGCCCGGCGATAAGGCTTTCCGCCCTGATGCATCAGCCCGTAATATATATTTTCACCCACGATAGCATCGGGTTGGGTGAGGATGGGCCTACCCACCAGCCGATTGAACAAATCGCTGCGTTACGCGCAATACCCAATTTGGTGGTTTTGCGTCCGGCAGATGCAAACGAAACAATCGAAGCATGGCGGATTGCTTTGAAGCGAAAGAACGGACCATCTACAATAATACTCAGTCGCCAGAATCTTCCGGTAGCCGCTAAAGCAACCGGACCGGGAACGGCAGAACAGGGTGCTTATGTAGTGGCAGATGCCAACAACGGTAATCCCGAACTAATCCTGCTAGGTAGCGGTTCGGAAGTTTCATTGTGCCTTGAAGCACGACTCTTGCTGGAAGCACAGGGCATCTCGACACGAGTTGTATCAATGCTCAGCATGGAGTTATTTTTGGCACAAACCAAAGAGTATCGCGAAGCTATTTTGCCTTCTGCGATCAGGTCGCGTCTTGCAGTGGAAACAGCTATTGCGCAGGGCTGGGAACGCTTCGTCGGAATTGATGGGGAAGTTATCAGCTTAGAACATTTTGGAGCATCTGCTCCATATAAAGTACTGTTGCGTGAGTTCGGTTTCACTCCGGACAATGTTGTAGCAAAAGCTCTTGAATTGGTAAAAAAATAA
- a CDS encoding LysR substrate-binding domain-containing protein, with translation MEFNLHHLRMFLTVAKYENYSRAAAELFISQPALSAQIASLEKNLGFSLFTRYGRGVILTAEGQVLYEQVTVFLEKYDSINQVVTDIKSMKVGSVQLAATTTAGIYIVPALLGEYHRRYPNIELFLEINNRHQVERQLLNNQADLAVMGIVEHTNELSIEPFLPNELVVVASPEYHLHKVQRQYKLPELSEEPLLIRESGSGTRLDVENVLKELGVEFKTLVELGSIEAIKRGVAVEMGITVLPKQAIEVEVAAGSLKVLQVQGFPIRRRWCIACREGRKLSLAATVLKDYLLDWGRIFNSTLN, from the coding sequence ATGGAATTCAATCTGCACCATTTGCGAATGTTCCTAACCGTAGCAAAATACGAAAATTACTCACGCGCTGCTGCTGAGTTATTTATTTCGCAGCCTGCCCTATCCGCTCAAATTGCCAGCTTGGAAAAAAATCTTGGCTTCAGTCTCTTTACGCGATATGGACGGGGGGTTATTCTGACTGCCGAAGGGCAAGTTTTGTACGAACAGGTAACTGTATTCCTAGAAAAATACGATTCTATCAATCAAGTAGTCACTGATATTAAATCTATGAAGGTCGGTTCGGTGCAGTTAGCCGCCACTACCACTGCTGGAATTTATATTGTCCCTGCCTTATTGGGTGAATATCACCGGCGCTATCCTAACATTGAACTATTTCTAGAAATCAATAACCGACATCAGGTAGAGCGTCAGCTATTGAACAATCAAGCTGATTTGGCAGTAATGGGTATTGTAGAGCATACAAACGAGCTTTCTATAGAACCGTTTCTACCAAATGAATTGGTGGTAGTAGCTTCTCCTGAGTATCACTTGCATAAAGTTCAACGACAATATAAATTACCGGAGCTTTCGGAAGAACCGCTTTTGATCAGGGAAAGTGGGTCTGGCACACGCCTTGATGTGGAAAATGTACTAAAGGAACTGGGTGTAGAATTCAAAACCTTAGTAGAATTGGGTAGTATTGAAGCTATAAAGCGGGGCGTTGCTGTAGAAATGGGTATTACTGTGCTTCCTAAGCAAGCTATCGAGGTTGAGGTAGCGGCTGGTAGCCTTAAAGTACTCCAAGTTCAAGGCTTCCCAATAAGACGGCGCTGGTGTATTGCTTGCCGCGAGGGTCGCAAACTTTCTCTGGCAGCAACTGTACTTAAAGATTACCTGCTGGATTGGGGCAGAATTTTCAATTCTACTTTGAATTAG
- a CDS encoding phosphoribulokinase, whose protein sequence is MELDVSTKRPVMLGVVGDSATGKTTLTQGIEQLLGPERVTVICVDDYHKYNRQQRKVVDLTPLHPDCNYMDIMEQHLKLLKEGKPILKPVYNHSRGDFDPPVYIQPAEYVIIDGLLAYYTKEMRDVFDIRLFLDPSEDLRRRWKITRDTTKRGYTEEAVLADLDKREPDSQEFIRPQRAFADTIVRFYPDPNNEGGSDSFLNVKLTMTGNLQHPDFSKVVTRPDGSGGVRLSMGRESGKVAEFVDIFGFITEEKALKLERYIIDELHLTGHNLEEELGQYTAGLVTRRSHPLALTQLFLVYHLLRARNPGAKPGSGPLPVGGFAR, encoded by the coding sequence ATGGAATTGGATGTTTCAACAAAAAGACCGGTAATGTTAGGGGTTGTAGGTGATAGTGCAACCGGCAAAACTACCCTTACTCAGGGTATTGAGCAATTGTTAGGTCCTGAGCGAGTGACGGTTATCTGCGTGGATGACTACCACAAATACAATCGCCAGCAGCGCAAGGTCGTGGATTTGACTCCATTACACCCCGATTGCAACTATATGGATATTATGGAGCAGCATTTGAAACTGCTCAAAGAAGGTAAGCCGATCCTTAAGCCGGTTTATAATCACAGCCGTGGTGATTTTGACCCACCTGTCTATATCCAGCCCGCCGAGTACGTCATTATTGACGGCTTGCTTGCCTATTACACCAAAGAGATGCGCGATGTGTTTGATATTCGCCTCTTCCTAGATCCATCTGAAGATTTGCGACGGCGTTGGAAGATAACCCGCGATACCACCAAGCGTGGTTATACCGAAGAAGCAGTGTTGGCAGACCTAGATAAACGTGAGCCAGATTCACAAGAGTTTATTCGCCCACAGAGAGCCTTTGCCGATACCATTGTGCGCTTTTACCCTGACCCGAATAATGAAGGTGGCTCAGATTCCTTCTTAAATGTGAAGCTCACCATGACTGGTAACTTGCAGCACCCTGATTTTAGCAAGGTTGTAACTCGCCCTGATGGCTCCGGTGGTGTGCGTCTGTCTATGGGTCGTGAGAGCGGAAAAGTCGCCGAGTTTGTTGATATTTTTGGATTTATCACCGAAGAAAAAGCTCTGAAACTAGAGCGCTATATCATTGATGAACTCCATCTGACCGGACATAATTTGGAAGAGGAATTGGGTCAATATACCGCTGGTCTAGTTACCCGCCGTAGTCACCCTCTTGCCTTAACCCAATTGTTCCTAGTTTATCACCTGTTGAGAGCACGCAATCCCGGCGCCAAGCCTGGTTCCGGTCCTTTGCCGGTTGGAGGTTTCGCTAGATGA
- a CDS encoding LysR family transcriptional regulator, with translation MNYTLHQLKVFYTVSNCGSYTKAAQQLGLQQPTVSEQVSTLEKTFGLDLIERIHGGLRLTDAGKVLYQSVQHVLGVSDDLGRIVEQLRGQSTGTVRVCADTTVGTSAIPDVISKFQRLHSGIQIILEVVNRAKVIERLEEGKVDLAVMGRPPDLRGLEVEIFLPNELLMVASVRHRLAYQLKLPLSAISDERFLVRESGSGTRTALIELLETVGIKPKIAMVLSHNEAIKQAVIADLGIALMSRNVLEQELKLGLMTILDLEGLPIIRRWHVVSPPGKLVSPATREFRQFLKNYQPNSK, from the coding sequence ATGAATTATACTTTGCATCAGTTAAAAGTTTTCTATACTGTTTCAAATTGTGGAAGCTATACAAAAGCGGCGCAACAACTGGGTTTACAGCAGCCAACCGTTTCTGAACAGGTCAGCACCCTTGAAAAAACCTTCGGGCTTGATTTAATCGAGCGGATTCATGGCGGCTTGCGTCTTACCGATGCTGGAAAGGTTTTATACCAATCGGTGCAACATGTTCTCGGTGTATCTGATGATTTAGGACGGATTGTAGAACAGCTACGTGGGCAAAGTACCGGAACTGTACGAGTTTGTGCGGATACAACTGTGGGCACAAGCGCTATACCCGATGTTATCAGCAAGTTTCAACGATTACATTCTGGTATTCAAATAATTCTCGAAGTAGTAAATCGGGCTAAGGTAATTGAAAGACTCGAAGAAGGTAAGGTAGATCTGGCGGTTATGGGAAGACCACCCGACCTAAGAGGCTTGGAAGTGGAAATATTTTTACCGAATGAACTTCTCATGGTGGCTTCGGTGCGTCATCGTTTGGCATACCAGCTTAAATTGCCGCTCAGCGCAATTTCTGACGAGCGTTTTCTGGTGCGTGAAAGTGGCTCTGGTACTAGAACGGCGCTGATAGAATTACTTGAAACTGTGGGTATTAAACCTAAAATTGCAATGGTCTTGAGCCATAACGAAGCGATTAAGCAGGCAGTTATTGCCGATCTCGGAATTGCGCTAATGTCTCGGAATGTGCTTGAACAGGAACTCAAACTGGGTTTGATGACAATTCTCGACCTAGAAGGTTTGCCGATTATCCGACGCTGGCACGTTGTGTCGCCGCCGGGAAAACTGGTTTCTCCGGCTACGCGCGAGTTCAGGCAATTTTTAAAAAATTACCAGCCTAATTCAAAGTAG
- a CDS encoding fructose-bisphosphatase class II has product MTNAFRANNRTNHLGLELVKVTEMAALEASRWFGRGNADAAYQAATEEMFRSLEKLAIENMVVLTPENSSYSNTNRKIGVAGSTEKDLIILPLESMEALAKGMPNAISVAALAGKNSLFSTNPVQNIERLAVGAAAKGVINLNASLATNLNKVAEKLGKEISALNVAILNKQFNRTTIETVRSLGAKVILFDEGEIKLGLLVGLRGYGIDMLAGIASSTGTLISACALKAMGGEMLARLAPQNPVEYTHAIDANIDLERILDLDTLVQGQELYFAATGITDSVLLAGVKYRGSGAFTHSLMLSSGTDVNLKHIKTEHNWNRLWQLVSNNPVTVVEDPSGFVIG; this is encoded by the coding sequence ATGACAAACGCTTTCAGGGCAAATAATCGAACTAACCACTTAGGTTTGGAGTTGGTAAAGGTTACCGAAATGGCTGCCCTTGAAGCGTCTAGGTGGTTTGGAAGAGGGAATGCAGACGCAGCTTATCAGGCTGCGACCGAAGAAATGTTTCGTTCCCTCGAAAAGCTGGCAATTGAAAATATGGTAGTGCTAACCCCCGAAAATAGTAGCTATTCGAATACTAATCGGAAAATTGGGGTAGCTGGTAGCACCGAAAAAGACCTTATCATTCTTCCACTCGAAAGTATGGAAGCACTGGCAAAAGGTATGCCTAATGCCATTTCGGTAGCAGCTTTGGCAGGGAAAAACAGTCTTTTCTCTACTAATCCAGTACAAAATATAGAACGGTTAGCAGTAGGGGCTGCTGCCAAAGGGGTAATTAATCTTAATGCTTCTTTGGCAACAAATCTTAATAAGGTAGCTGAAAAGCTTGGTAAGGAAATTTCAGCCTTAAACGTAGCCATCCTTAACAAGCAATTTAATCGGACTACGATTGAAACCGTAAGATCTCTTGGCGCTAAAGTAATCCTTTTTGACGAAGGTGAAATCAAATTGGGCTTGCTAGTGGGATTACGCGGTTATGGGATCGATATGTTGGCAGGTATTGCCAGTTCTACCGGAACTCTCATCAGTGCCTGTGCTCTCAAAGCGATGGGCGGGGAAATGCTGGCGCGTCTAGCTCCACAAAATCCGGTAGAATACACACATGCAATTGATGCCAACATTGATCTAGAAAGAATTCTAGATCTCGATACTTTGGTACAGGGACAAGAATTATATTTTGCAGCTACAGGTATAACCGATAGCGTACTACTTGCAGGAGTAAAATATAGAGGCAGCGGGGCATTCACGCATTCATTGATGCTTAGTTCTGGTACTGATGTGAATTTAAAGCACATCAAAACCGAACATAACTGGAATAGGTTATGGCAATTAGTCTCAAATAATCCGGTAACTGTGGTCGAAGACCCATCCGGGTTTGTAATTGGATAA
- the gap gene encoding type I glyceraldehyde-3-phosphate dehydrogenase yields MRIGINGFGRIGRLIIRSAIARGIDLDIVAINDRGEADINAHMLQYDSTYGPFAGRVEVLNNKIVVNGHPIEISSHTNPLEIPWKDYGVDLVIESTGVFTNADKAAAHIQAGAERVLITAPSNGADITIVMGVNETDYHPDSHEIVSAASCTTNALAPVANVLHREFGIRSGMMSTIHSYTNDQRILDRSHKDPRRARAGAANIIPTSTGATKALGTVIPALAGRLNGMSYRVPTLTVSLVDLAVNLERKTNVKEINKVLQDAAEGELKGIMGFTNLELVSSDFRGDSHSGVVDGASTAIMESENLARIVVWYDNEWGYASRIVDLAAYIQAHEGDAEAPHRTYSVEKEGLDRALVMGGFAPESPPL; encoded by the coding sequence ATGCGAATAGGAATTAACGGTTTTGGACGGATCGGGCGACTAATCATACGATCCGCTATCGCTCGCGGCATTGACCTCGATATAGTAGCAATTAATGATCGAGGCGAGGCTGATATTAATGCCCACATGCTTCAATATGACTCGACTTACGGGCCATTTGCAGGACGTGTGGAAGTATTAAATAACAAAATTGTTGTCAATGGGCATCCAATCGAGATTAGCTCCCATACCAATCCTCTGGAAATCCCCTGGAAGGATTATGGGGTTGATCTAGTAATCGAGTCAACTGGTGTTTTTACCAATGCCGATAAAGCCGCCGCCCATATACAGGCTGGGGCTGAAAGAGTATTGATAACCGCACCTAGTAATGGCGCAGATATCACGATTGTAATGGGCGTAAACGAAACCGACTACCATCCCGATAGTCACGAAATCGTTTCGGCGGCATCCTGCACCACCAACGCACTCGCACCTGTAGCTAATGTCTTACATCGCGAGTTCGGAATCAGAAGTGGAATGATGTCCACCATCCATTCATATACCAACGATCAGCGTATCCTTGATCGTAGCCACAAAGATCCGCGACGTGCCAGAGCAGGGGCAGCTAACATCATCCCTACTTCTACCGGCGCTACCAAAGCGTTAGGCACAGTAATACCGGCTCTGGCGGGACGACTAAACGGTATGTCTTATCGCGTTCCAACTCTGACGGTTTCGTTGGTGGATTTGGCAGTAAATCTCGAACGCAAAACCAACGTTAAAGAGATTAACAAAGTGCTACAGGATGCCGCAGAAGGCGAGTTAAAGGGTATTATGGGCTTTACCAACCTTGAACTTGTTTCCAGCGATTTCAGAGGTGATAGCCATTCTGGAGTTGTGGACGGAGCCAGCACCGCGATTATGGAGAGTGAGAATCTTGCCAGAATAGTGGTTTGGTACGACAACGAATGGGGCTACGCCAGCCGTATCGTAGATTTGGCTGCCTATATCCAAGCGCACGAAGGAGATGCCGAAGCGCCTCATCGCACCTATTCAGTCGAGAAAGAAGGTCTGGATAGAGCGCTAGTAATGGGTGGGTTCGCTCCCGAAAGCCCGCCATTATAG
- the rpe gene encoding ribulose-phosphate 3-epimerase: protein MPNSFKLAPSILSADFARLGSQVEEVIQAGADYIHIDVMDGHFVPNITIGPLIVEAIRGVTTATFDTHLMIEKPERYIESFAKAGSNIITVHAETCPHLHRTVQQIHACGARAGVSLNPSTPLSVLEEILPYIDLVLIMSVNPGFGGQAFIKTSVDKIRRCWELISKVKPDVELEVDGGINASNIREVVEAGANVIVAGSAVFNKQRGVRETVAELRTACKTALPA, encoded by the coding sequence ATGCCCAATAGTTTTAAGTTAGCTCCTTCAATTCTCTCTGCCGACTTTGCCCGACTTGGCAGTCAAGTTGAGGAGGTAATACAGGCAGGCGCAGATTATATTCACATTGATGTTATGGATGGGCATTTCGTTCCTAATATTACAATTGGACCACTGATTGTAGAGGCGATTAGAGGAGTTACCACTGCTACCTTCGACACGCATTTGATGATCGAAAAGCCAGAACGTTACATTGAGAGCTTTGCAAAAGCCGGTTCCAATATCATTACTGTACATGCGGAAACTTGCCCACATCTGCATCGCACTGTACAGCAAATACATGCTTGCGGAGCCAGAGCAGGTGTATCGCTCAATCCCTCCACTCCTCTTTCCGTACTGGAAGAAATTCTACCCTACATCGACTTGGTTTTAATTATGAGCGTTAACCCGGGTTTTGGCGGTCAAGCGTTCATTAAAACTTCTGTTGATAAAATCAGACGTTGTTGGGAGCTAATCTCAAAGGTAAAGCCCGACGTAGAACTTGAAGTTGATGGCGGCATTAACGCTTCTAATATACGTGAAGTAGTTGAAGCAGGCGCTAATGTAATTGTGGCAGGTTCGGCTGTGTTTAACAAGCAGCGTGGAGTTAGAGAGACGGTTGCCGAGTTACGGACAGCATGCAAAACAGCGCTACCGGCTTGA
- a CDS encoding ribulose-bisphosphate carboxylase large subunit yields MAVQDGKNTQNQLFSAGVREYRTMGYLNLSYVPKDSDVLAAFRVTPQPGVPIEEAAAAVAGESSTATWTVVWTDRLTNLERYQAKCYNIEPVPGNDNQFIAYIAYDLALFEEGSIANLSSSIVGNVFGFKPLQALRLEDMRIPTQYIKTFQGSPHGIQVERDKLNKYGRPLLGATVKPKLGLSGRNYGRVVYEGLRGGLDFTKDDENIGSQPFMRWRERFLFCQEATAKAEAETGEQKGHYMNVTAGTIEEMYKRAEFAKEIGAKVIMSDFLTMGWSAHTSLSIWARENGMLLHCHRAMHAVMDRQKNHGISFKVLAKWLRLAGGDHLHTGTVFGKLEGDRNLVTGVSDLLRENHIEQDPTRGLYFTQDWADIATVLPVASGGIHVGHVARLLDLYGDDVIMQFGGGTFGHPLGIAAGATANRVALEAMVQARNSGRDYLADDKDILEEAARNSPELAAAMDVWKDIEFNYTSTDTPDVVLTPTNQ; encoded by the coding sequence ATGGCTGTGCAAGATGGAAAAAATACTCAGAACCAGTTGTTCAGCGCGGGCGTGCGCGAGTATCGCACTATGGGCTACCTCAATCTAAGCTATGTTCCAAAAGATAGCGATGTGCTTGCCGCCTTCCGCGTAACTCCGCAGCCCGGTGTGCCGATCGAAGAAGCCGCTGCTGCTGTCGCGGGCGAAAGCTCAACCGCTACTTGGACAGTAGTCTGGACTGACAGACTGACCAACCTTGAGCGGTATCAAGCCAAATGCTACAATATTGAGCCTGTACCGGGAAATGATAACCAATTCATTGCTTACATCGCTTATGATCTGGCGCTTTTCGAAGAAGGTTCGATTGCTAACCTGTCATCTTCTATTGTCGGTAACGTTTTCGGTTTCAAACCCCTGCAAGCCCTGCGCCTAGAAGACATGCGCATCCCAACCCAATACATTAAGACTTTCCAGGGTTCCCCGCATGGTATTCAGGTAGAACGCGACAAGCTAAACAAATACGGTCGTCCTTTACTGGGCGCTACCGTAAAACCTAAACTCGGTCTTTCCGGCAGAAACTACGGGCGTGTAGTTTATGAAGGGTTACGCGGCGGTTTGGACTTCACCAAAGACGATGAGAACATCGGTAGCCAGCCATTTATGCGCTGGAGAGAGCGTTTCCTGTTTTGCCAGGAAGCCACTGCTAAGGCTGAAGCGGAAACCGGAGAGCAGAAAGGTCACTATATGAACGTGACCGCCGGTACTATCGAAGAAATGTACAAAAGAGCCGAATTTGCCAAAGAAATCGGCGCAAAAGTAATTATGTCAGACTTCTTGACAATGGGCTGGTCGGCTCACACCTCGCTGTCGATCTGGGCACGCGAAAACGGAATGCTGCTGCACTGCCACCGCGCAATGCACGCCGTAATGGATCGCCAGAAAAATCACGGTATCAGCTTCAAGGTACTGGCTAAATGGCTCCGGTTGGCTGGTGGCGATCACCTTCACACTGGTACCGTTTTTGGTAAATTGGAAGGCGACCGAAACCTTGTAACAGGCGTATCTGACCTTTTACGCGAAAACCATATTGAGCAAGACCCTACTCGTGGTCTCTACTTTACCCAAGATTGGGCAGATATTGCAACCGTATTGCCGGTAGCCTCTGGTGGTATCCACGTAGGTCACGTCGCTCGCCTATTGGATTTGTACGGAGATGATGTTATCATGCAGTTCGGTGGTGGCACTTTCGGGCATCCTTTGGGTATTGCAGCGGGCGCTACTGCTAACCGCGTTGCTTTGGAAGCGATGGTACAGGCTCGTAACTCAGGTCGGGATTACTTGGCAGATGACAAAGACATCCTTGAAGAAGCAGCTCGAAATTCACCCGAATTGGCAGCAGCTATGGATGTTTGGAAAGATATCGAGTTTAACTACACCTCAACTGATACCCCGGATGTGGTGTTAACTCCGACTAATCAATAA